The Mycteria americana isolate JAX WOST 10 ecotype Jacksonville Zoo and Gardens chromosome 2, USCA_MyAme_1.0, whole genome shotgun sequence genome contains the following window.
TGCTAAGAAAATTGATTTAGAGGGCAAGTTAAATCTACCGAAAGTCACAACGTAAAGTGATCGTTTTGGTTCACAAGACAACACATAAACCCACCCAGCCCATACATAAAAGATGCTCTAGTGCGAGATCTCTCCGCAACTGGCAATCCCAAAATGAAGACACCAGTGGCCAATTTAAACATTGGCTGTGCCCAAATTCTTTACACATGAAGGACCTTCCAAACACGTCCTCCCGCACACACTCTCCGACCCGGAAGTCTTAAACAGCCACAAGCACCTATTTCCAAAAAACTCAGGTTAAACAGCTTGGCTGCGAAGTATGAAGGACCACACCTTACATAAATCAATATATTAACAATGATTACAGGACATACTggcacaggaagaggaggagactCCACCTGCTCAACAGCAAAGGAATGTTAGCAGAGGTTGCTAACAACATTCTGCAAGTTCCAAACCATGTAACTCTGGTGGGACTCTACTATGGAGGGCATCTGCAGCCCAGCAGTTATCACAATGATGTATCGGATTCATAGGGGCACATAGGAAAGTCTCAGTCTAACGACCGAATACATTTAGCTCTTGCTGCCAGGAATAACAATACCTTTTCCTGCTGTCAAAAGAAGAAAGTCCCTAGCCAATATTACGCCATAGCACAAAGGCTGGCTAATAAGGCTCATTTTAGTAGCTTTGCAAGATGACGAAAAAACCCCACTTACTTTGTTATAAGTTTGTCAAACAAAACAGATTGATTTGTAGCAGTGTAATGACTTTGTCGAAGTCTGCAGCTTCGGCGGACCTCCAAATCCCCATTTTCTTCATGGACTTGTTCTGCAGCTTTTGCATCAGCTCTGGTCTTCAGTGTTCTGGTGACTAAAATGCAttgatatataaaatattttgaggcGGAAAATATGTTATCCCCTTTATTTCACCCTTGCTCtagtaaaatgtaaaaaaatctgcagtggaTTGATTTTTTCTGAATTAGATACTGAATTAGAAGTTATTGTCATGACCACAGCATTcaacttaaattatttatttctaaactaCCTACTTAAAAGCATGACTCATATAGCAACTTTAACAGACTGGAAAGCCAATAtgatgaaaacaaacacacaacttTTGTTCCTGCAAGAGGCAAGTTTATTCCAGTTACTTCTttctggaaaagtgaaaaaaaccaaatacctcTCTCTAAGGTGTTTTTACTCCATTCATGTAAAATTGTATctaatagttttttaaaaaaattgtttatgtgGGAAGTCTCTTCTTAAGATGCATGTTTTTAGTATGCTGTTTAAGCATGcatcactttcattttctgcatcatTACACAAAAGctctagaaaataagaaatgtctCAGGATAAACTCCCAAATACTGAAGAACTCAAATGCttgcctgctttaaaaaaagatctgcCCAGTATTTACCACACAGCATCCTTTGCCACGGGTTCGTTACTTGCACTATCATTAACACAGTTAAGAGAGGTCAGTGAGAAAGTAGTGCACAATTAGAACCTGAATTACTACACACAAAGTGCACTTCAGGCCCCTTCCCGCGTTCAGCCCGTGGCTGGCAGGACACTGCCTGGAAATAACGAATTTTCCCAGCTGCCAGCAAGCGGcctcatggcaccaagcctgccTGTGTACTCAGCACGGCAATTCAGTTCCAAGGTAAATCGCTGAACTTCAGTGACACCTTCCCCAGGTCAGTGGGTTTGTGCATCTCATGACTGAATTACTTTTTAACTCACATATATTATAATACTGCAATATTCCCTCTTATTTGCAAGAATGATTTTCAACTAATTTGTGTCCTGCAGACTCCGGAAAATCCATGTGACGAAAAAACCGAAGCTAAGGAACAGATTCTCTAGTGCCTAAGAGTGGGCTGGAATTCACACTGCATTCTCCCCAAGCCTGAAAGGAATTAATAGCATATCCTCCTATTTGCACCTACCTCTTTTCATAAAACTCATAGGAAGTTCACTATCTTTGAGATATCTATTCTCGCAACTTCAGCTAATTTCAGTTGATAAGTTCAGAAGTTTTTGGGGCCAAGTTAAATTGAGTGACCAAACACAATCCTTCTCAGAAACCGGGCTAAAAAGGAATCCTAGGGAGTTACTGCTCCTTACCTtctttatattcttcttttttctggtCTGATTTCGGCTTTGCCAACTGCCTACATTAAGAGAGAGGACAGAgtagagaagggagaaaagaattaTTGTATTAGAATTAGTGTACAGAAGCATTGTATTGTATTGTTCCCCATCAAGCCTAGGGAACCCAGCCAAGTTTATAATCCAGTGCTCCACATCATGCAAAGAAAAGCCTGTGTACCACACAGAGGATTCATATCCCAAATCTGCTGCGTACCATATGCAGACAGTTCTATAAGGACATAAATTTCCTAACCTGCTAATCTTAAAGTCTCAATAGTGCAAATAGCATCTCAGTAACCAAAGCAGAGATCTCAAAGGACTTGGGAAAAGATGCATGTTTTTTATACAAGCAGAAGACTTTTACTAAGAAGACTGAGTCTAGTTCTAAGATACTGGCACTGACATTAACATAATCATATTCCCCTGCAGATTTTTAGCTGTAGATTTATCATGACGTGACTCATTGTATAtgctttcacttttccttttcattctatGAATTGAACAGAGATTGGACATCTAGAAACACAATACCTCGTAAAGTGTCTTCGATTGACATTTTCACTTAATATTTCCATGCTTTTGTCAAAGCTAGAGTCTGAACAGGGCGGCATGGTTTTTCTTGTTGATCTTAAACAGTGTCCATTGAAGCATTCAATTTTACCAGAGGAAAATTCctagggaaagaaggaaataagaacATATTTATCTGAACCATGTATGTTGATCTAAGAAGGAAATTCTCCCTCATTTAGGCAAGTTTATTCTGTAACTCTCCTGACTTGATAGTGGTGCAACTAACAGCAGGTAAGCCTTAAACCACTTCTGCACCAAGAAGtagctctcaggaaaaaaaacccaacacagctTTGGAAGCTAAAGCTCCCCTCCGCCATGCTTTTCTTGTGGACAACTTGAGCTTAATatcctttaaagaaattattgCAGCAGAGCCTTTCATATAAACTtagcatttaatgaaaaaaacccccaacttttatttaaaaattcattcagaGGAGCAGTCAAGCTTGACTGTGCATGTCCTAGGATTAAAATCTAGTTAGGAGAGTTTTTCTCCTATCTCTGTTCCATTTATGACTGCTTTTGGAGGGACAGGGACATTAAAAGATTTCCTTTGGGAGGACGGCATTTATCCACAGGAAACCAAAGGGAACTCAAGATACACTTTTTTAATGGCTGTTAATCTTGTTCACATTGGTATTTCTGCAAGGAGGATGACTACTATCACTTTTACTACGTGAGAAAAGCTGTGATGACAAGGTGCCTTATTCAGTTTACAACCCACAGTTTCATTAAGAGTACACCACAGTAAATCTCACActgaaaagggcagaaaacagaCCAGATCCCTCTAGTTCTTGACACTAACTTTACTAAGACGTACTTCCATTAGCAGCTGATGGAGATGATGACAGAAGCGTAAAGAAGGTCGCTACAGGAGGGCAATGATACACACGCAAGGCCCTTGCAGGACCACACAGTGAAAGCTGCAGCCACCCGCTGCTGAGGGGTCAGCCCTGAGCCACAGACCTGGGCAATCCTGTAACTGTCTGACGGTCTTCTCTTCAGTCAACCTTGAACAAGCCATCCCCAATGTTcacctgtgtcctggtttcagctgggatggagttcattttcttcctagtagctgctatagtgctgcgttttggatttagtatgagaataatgttgataacacactgatgttttagttgttgctgagcagtgcttacactagtcaaggacttttcagcttcccatgctctgccaggtgcacaagaagctgggaggggacacagccgggacagctgacccaaactgaccaaagggctattccataccatatggcatcatgctcagtatataaactagggggagttggccgggaggcGGTcaccgctgctcaggaactggttgggcatcagttggcaggtggtgagcaattgcattgtgcatcacttattttgtatgttcttttatcattattattattattatttttccttccttttctgtcctactaaactgtctttatctcaacccacaacttacacttatttttttttctaattctcttccccatcccactgaggggagggagtgagcaaacagctgtgtggtgtttagctgcctgctgggttaaaccacaacaacctgaCAACTTCTCTCAAGACAGACCTTTTGCACAAGGAGGATTTAAATCACCTTTCCTTCATCACTTGTTTTAAAGagcacctccctccctgcagtcCTCCGGGCTGGTGGAGCGAGGCCTCATGAGGTGCCTCCCATAGATGGCTTTTTAATCTGGGCATCTGAGATGAAATCCCTAAAgacattttctgcttctcagatcCAGCACAGATGGATGTAGCAAGACCTAGAACTTAATGAGAGGCACTCTGATCTGTCAGAGTCACCTTTAACATTTTTCCTCTcaaaagtttaagaaagaaatagtAACAGGAAGCCTTtcaactaatttttaattttacagaggCCTAGGTTTATCTGAAGAAGGCAGGGTTTTGTGCATGCTCACACATAGGAGTAAATAAAGATTTGAACCAATACTTTCAGCATTCATCACTGAGACAacgagaaaaaaaaccctaggccAAGAAATAATGATGTTCTATCACCTGCAAATGTACTCAATAGTATTCCTGCAGCCGGTATGAGTATGGCTTATATATCATCCTATACAATCTATCGGCATGCCTGGGAACTGCCTATAATGTTAGGTTACGTGATTAAAGGCTAATCTgcacaaaaagcagcagagaagcacCGGCAGGCAGAGGCACCCTCATAACGCAGCACTGGGGGAgcggcccagccccgctcccttcGAGGCCATCGGTCAGCCCAAGGCCTGGCTCCAGGGTGAGGGACTCCCCAGGGGTGCGGGCGGGAGAGGCCTCGGGGGTCACCTCACAGACCGAGTGAGGGCCTCTGCCTAGAAGATGACTCATTGTGGGACGCcgatcaccacagtctgtcctggcttcttatttatttatttgatggTGTTTCTGTGTCACGAGGCACAGAGGTCTGAGTGCCAGCGACGGGAGAAGGAGCTACACCTCCTCATGGCCTGCGCCATCGCTAACAGACACCAAGCCAGCATAGCTAGGGTTAGAGGCTAGGGTAGCTAGGGTTAAAGTTTTGGGAACCAGGTACTGGAAAGGCCGCAAGTCTGGGACAAATACTGGAGAGACCAGGGGGGTCTGAGCCAAgtgctgggctggagggcagcTACTGGAGAGGCCATAGGTCTGGGCCAGGGACTCGTCTGTGTCTGTGCATGAGGCAATGGGGAGACCAGGCCACACAGGGTCTGTTACTGGTTTGACCGAGCATCTACAGACAGTTACAGAGGGATATACATACTGCGTGCGTGTGAGCACACACACGGGGTCTAAATACCAGCAACTGGAACAGGGCTGTGCACCTCTGGGGCTTACACACCCggctgccagcccctggggagaCCCAGGCATCTGAGGGCAGCTACAGACAGACTGCGTGCCCAAGACCAAATACAGGGATCCATATTACATATATACATCTCTGTGTGTATTTTCCCACTAATAGGTtttcatcctgatcagccagagagggaagaaggatcAGGCCATTTGTACTGTTCATAGGGCTACCAGATTCAGCTACTCTCAACAAACAGCACTTTCAAATAAGGACAACTTTTTAAGTAAGAGgctttatttctaaatacatgCTCACTTGTGAAATTAGACTCTGAAGTTGGGAGCAACTCTGGAAGATTTAGCTTACTTAAACTGCAAGATACATAAGTTATAACTGCCACTCTGGGTATTTCTACTTCATTGATCTAGAAGTAAATATTCCTTGGGAGAAATCTTAAAGGTTTGCTATATCAGTTAAAAGATGACTGCAGTAATACACTTCACAAATTTCTGGGCCAAATCCCAGACTGAAAGAAGAACAAACACTTAAAGAATGTCAGCACAGATGTTAGAAAAAAACCAGTATAGTGACCTGGGAAATATTTCTATGTATACTTATGCACTTGTTCgccttttttaatgtatttttaatgtaatgttcGCAATACTTGTGTTATTCTTTATCCTCTATACTGTCTTTTTACCTTAATCTTGGCTTAAATTAGGACACAGGCAAAGCAGTAACAATGCATATTGCTAACTCTGACCATCCTCCGTTCGTAGGAACACATCCCAGCTCTGTGAAATGGCAGACACCAAGAACCATTAGGTGAACTCCAGCAAGCTGCCAGCAAAGCAAGAGTAACTAACTCTTATCAACCCTATCAGGCTGAAAAAACACACTCAAGAACTGAAATTCAGTAGAAGCAAATGGCTAAACTGGAAAGGTAAGGCAACTGGATGAAAGAATTTTGTGAAGTATTTcaaattttgaaagcatttcatattttgttacttttctcATGCTATAGAAAGTGATTAGCAATTGTTTCTAACAAGTCTTTTTACAAAACCTGTGTTTAGCTATCTGGTATCTCTGAGGAAGTAAATCTATGTTGAAGTACTATCAGAACAGATCAAGTGCTTAGGCAACAAGGCTGTGAGCTCGGATGCCAAGGTCCCTATACAGACGAGTCTGAAGGCTTAGCCTGGAAAGGTGCTGGTTTCCACTTTGCCCAGACAAAAAGGGAACTCTGGAGCACACTGCCCATACAGGTCACAAGACAACAATCTTGTTCAGCCTGGGGAGTTACACCAGGGTAACTGCAGATACACAGCTTCCAAGGGGACAGTAACCACTTCAGATCTGCCATGGGACTCCACGGAACCGGAAACTTGGAAGAGGATAAACCCATCAGAGGCCAGTTTACCTTAGCCCTCCTGCCATATGCTCCTTACTCTCTATGGACAAAATAAGCTAAATAACTAGAGATATATTGTGTGCTGATATCAGAAAAACCGCAAAAGCTGCCACCACCAAGTCCTTGCACATCAACAAGACAGGAAAGAGGCATTAGGACTTGAACATGCAACTAGCACCAGCATCATAATCTCCGTCATCTCGGGCACTTCTGCATTGTCTCTGCAGTTACAAAGCTCCAGCAAAGCCTGGCCATCCTACAAATGAAATAAGAATGACTCCATGCCTCAAAGCATGGGAAAGgtctggaaaaaggaagaaaaaaaagaaaagaaataaagaaaccaaaacaaagaacttTACAGCCAGTTTCATAATGATGATTCTGCATTGGTTTCAGTGAAAAGTTTACATTCATCTTCCTCATTCCTGTTCACACTGAAAACACGTGCCAGCGGCTTTATCTGCCTAACTTTGCACAGCCTTTCCCCATGCGCAACAGGCAGCTGAATTCCCTGTAGCCTCTGACAACCATTTCTAGTGtacactgcaaaagcaaagcagtgatCTTTATGCAGAATCCATGActgtttgcaaaggaaaaaaaaaaacaaaaaccaaaaaaacaccccaaggATTTCTTCCTTCTTAGTTCAGTAGTcttgaaaataatggaaaaaaaatattaatccatacaactgaaaatcctgaaagagttctgctggaaagaaacagaGTCCACTACAAGCATCACTCCAAGGCAAGGCTCCCCTGAAGAGCAGACCACTTCTGAGTTGGATCTGGTCTGCCTTTATTTGTCATGGAAATGCAGGACACCCTGTGGAGAAGAGCCTGACTTGGAAAGAGCAGAGAAGAGTTTTAGCTTTTGAAGGCTACATTAAAAACAATGAACTTCTCAAAGTGAAATGGTTCAGTTATTCAAGTAGCAACACTGAGATGCAGATAGCACAGACTGCTTAATATCCTTTATAATCATGTAAGTTGTCTCTTTGCTACTAGGGTAGATTCAAATTATAAAAAGCTGAAGTAAAATTTTCACCATTTTAGGTTACGCACATAAGTGCTTTAATTAAGTACAAATTAGTCCTGATTTCTAAACAGAGCTTTGTTTTTAAGGCATCCAAAGTAGTACCTATATACACCTGACTAAGGAGTATTTTACAGGCACTTCAGGCCAGCTAGAATGCAGTTATAGGTCACGTACATTTTGTGTCAAGCAtgtattttgatgtatttttgtCATCAAAACAGCGAGTGCTCTCTTTATCAGCGTTACCACAAGTAAAGTAAAGCGGTCTCTAAGATCTTTTTAGGATAACTTTTTAGGTAACAAATTCAATCAAAAtaaaggggaaggggaaatagAGATAACACACCAAACCAGAAGGCGAGGCGAAAAGTTTACATTCGCAGGGCTGCACGCGACCCAGTGAGGATCTCTCAGCACCCTGTCACTGGTCCCCGGGACCAGAGGTTGTGCCGAGCCCCTCTTCAGCTGCGGGGTGCCCAGAAACCCGCGGGGTGCCCAGAaacccgcggggcggcggggctggggcggccccGGCTGCTTCTTCACACGCGGCAACGCAACCGGCCACAACTGCAGGCGCTCACGCTAAATActcctttttcccctgttttttcctCCACGTGACACCGATCTCCGGCGCTTTTGCGCGGGGACCCGGCTTTcccagcttccccccacccccccaacagcTCCCGAAGGCTcccggccggcaccggcacccccacCGCGCACCTCTCCGGGCCCGCAGCCCAGCGCCTGCCCCGCCGGGCCGAGGCCCGTCTCCTCGCGGAGCcggcgctccccccgcccggtaCTCACGGTCTCGTCGGCTCTTCTGGTCCCCCTGGATCCCGCGGCCCTGGCGGCGGCCGAGGCGGCCCCGGAGCGCGTCCAGATGCGGCGGCTGCTGAGCGAGGGGGGCTCCAAGGAGATGAACTCGGAGCTGGAGTCCATGAGGTCGaagggggggcggcggcggccgcggctgtcgcgggccgccgggcgggcggcgctgctCCGCAGGACCACCATGGCGGAGCCGGGGGCGCGCcgcgccagccccgcgcccgATTCTGCCGCCAGAGCTCGCGCGCCGCTGGGTGGCCGCCCTTTCCCCCGGATCCCTCCGCCTCGCcgccttcctgccttccttccgcCTGCCCCGAAGGCCGCAgcggctcccccgccgcggcgTGCCCGCCCTCGCGGAGGCCGGCGGCACACGCTCCGCCCcaccccgctctccccgccgctGCTTTTCCCTCTGGCAGCGAGTCCCGGCCCGACAGCGGAAGGACACGCTCCGCGCTTCGGCCTTTCGATGTTTTTGGCGCGTAAAAGTTTGAGCAGGTTGTTTTGCCGGCGCGCGATTGGCTCGGCGGCGCGCGCtgcgcccgcccctccgccgcttCCCGCCGGCAGGGGGCGGAGCCGCCGGGCTTGCCGGGGCCGCCGCTTAAAGCGGCCGCTCtcccgcgcggcggcgggcgcggctcCTCAtccctccgctccccgccccaGGGAGCCCCGCGTGCGAGCGGCCGCGCTTCCCGCGCCCCTGGCCGATGCTCCGGCGATGCGCGGGAAGCGCCTGAGGCGAGCCGGCATGGCGGCCCTGCCGCGCGGCCGCGCTTCCTCGGGGAAGGCGTAGCCGGTggctcccgccgcgcccggcaCTTCCTGCCCCGCCCTCACCCCCCGCCGAGGCCGGCCATGGCGCGGCCGGCGGCTGCCTACGAGGCGGCggtgccgccccgccccgcctgcgCCTACACCAGCTGCTACTGGTAAGGGCCGCCggtggccggggccggggccgggggcggtgcGCGGGGCAGGCGGGAGCCGTGAGgttggtgccccccccccccgccgtgagGCGCTGAGGCAGAGAGCGGTGTGAGCGATAATCGCGCGTTGTGTCAGCCTGTACTGGGAGGCTTATCTTAAACGGGTGTGTGACCTGGAGCGCCTCTGGCCACAAATGGAGTCTGCACTGGGTGACTTTCCAGCAGGCATCGCTTCTCGGCTCGCTTCTGTTCACTAGAAATGAAgctaaggggggaaaaaataattaattcttatGTTTTACAGTGAAGAAAACGTTTGGAAACTTTGTGACTACATCAGGAGTCAGGATGAATACCCTTTAGAAGAATTTTATGCTGTTTTCATATCTAATGATAGGAGGATGGTGAGTCGATGAGATGTGATGTGAATGCAGCTATGGAGAGATTCAGGCCTTTAGACGGCAGCGCAGTGTATGTGAGACGTGGTCCCAGGTCTTTAGACTGCAGCCTGACGTAGGTGAGACATGGGCCCAGGCATTTTAACCACAGCCCAACACAGGTGAGACATGGGCCCAGACCTTTAGACACCAGCCCAACCTGTAAGTGAGACATGGTCCAAAACCCTCTTTTAGCTTGTTTTGGCTCAGAGGCATGCAAACCATACCACTTTTAGTTATCTGGTGCATTCAGGAGCATGGGAAGAGGCATGATGTCCCTGTGAGCTGTGGGGGAATTCTTCCCTGTAATCTGTCGGTTTAGGAGAATGATTATATTATGTGGTCCGGAATGCTATCTCCAACTTCATGCTCCTGAAAGATAGAAACTAGAGAAAATTTTCTGACTGC
Protein-coding sequences here:
- the NTAQ1 gene encoding protein N-terminal glutamine amidohydrolase isoform X1, producing the protein MRRLLSEGGSKEMNSELESMRSKGGRRRPRLSRAAGRAALLRRTTMAEPGARRASPAPDSAARARAPLGGRPFPRIPPPRRLPAFLPPAPKAAAAPPPRRARPRGGRRHTLRPTPLSPPLLFPLAASPGPTAEGHAPRFGLSMFLARKSLSSEENVWKLCDYIRSQDEYPLEEFYAVFISNDRRMIPLWKQKSGHGDEPVVWDYHVILLHVSSGEQNFIYDLDTVLPFPCPFDVYSVEAFRLDDSLHPEFHRKIRMIRADLYLKTFASDRSHMKDANGQWQKPPPSYPCIETADSKMNLDDFISMNPKVGWGSVFPLPDFVHRFGRQTDYSYSLEGQ